The following coding sequences lie in one Haematobia irritans isolate KBUSLIRL chromosome 3, ASM5000362v1, whole genome shotgun sequence genomic window:
- the LOC142231946 gene encoding uncharacterized protein LOC142231946 encodes MSHGKGFTGLPGPFDKSSLVDRRVLGGNNAEKVGLSTRLSPENPNISQGLRPQVDAAPLNNDGTGSQHDCPAGANGQDSTITRPSFSPLTGHGEGMDSGGRLDSTSVFEAMEAAVSATQASMLQIMRSEMKAAVAETLRNALSGSLPQSNSSANVSQEVDWPHDLPPMGGDLPPTQEGNNSSYKQSRRTQRPPNANESSQRTPYIDLGKWGIRFDGTAKTPLIEDFMFRVERLQGSYGCSDQEMVNGFHHLLEGRANQWYWNRIQLHPNINFENLKIDMIREFQKYHTNIDVLRQMMDRKQGKDERATDYIDAIQSLRTQLREPLQPYEVVDIIKSGLKPKLASLIFSTQIYSVEHLRSECRKAEDFIDREYQHRTRFNQPVRVVNELFDFEDVVDRVEELRIRPKLVTHRDNTEGEKIRCWNCNSSGHGFKQCPSMQRNLFCYRCGSKGVTAPQCINCRQGNLSSNTAKGESRSTQTVD; translated from the coding sequence ATGTCTCACGGGAAAGGTTTTACCGGCCTACCGGGGCCATTCGATAAAAGTTCTTTAGTAGATAGGAGAGTTCTCGGGGGGAATAATGCGGAAAAAGTTGGTCTATCTACGAGGCTCTCTCCCGAGAACCCCAATATTTCCCAAGGTCTGCGACCACAGGTTGATGCTGCTCCTCTGAATAATGACGGGACCGGAAGCCAGCACGATTGTCCTGCGGGTGCTAATGGACAGGATAGTACTATTACGCGGCCTTCGTTTAGCCCATTGACGGGCCATGGGGAGGGCATGGATTCTGGTGGGAGACTGGACAGTACCAGCGTTTTTGAAGCCATGGAAGCAGCCGTCAGCGCCACCCAAGCCTCCATGCTTCAAATAATGCGTTCGGAAATGAAGGCGGCAGTAGCCGAAACATTGCGAAACGCACTGTCAGGTTCCTTGCCTCAGTCAAATTCCTCCGCTAATGTATCCCAAGAAGTTGACTGGCCACATGATTTGCCTCCAATGGGCGGAGACCTTCCTCCTACTCAGGAGGGAAATAATTCAAGTTACAAACAGTCTCGGAGGACTCAAAGGCCTCCCAATGCAAATGAATCTTCACAGAGAACCCCGTATATCGATCTGGGCAAGTGGGGGATTCGATTTGATGGTACTGCGAAGACGCCACTCATAGAGGATTTCATGTTTAGAGTGGAGCGGCTCCAAGGTAGTTATGGCTGTTCGGACCAAGAAATGGTAAATGGGTTTCACCATCTACTAGAAGGCCGAGCCAACCAGTGGTACTGGAACCGTATCCAGCTCCATCCGAATATAAACTTCGAGAATCTGAAGATTGATATGATCAGGGAGTTTCAAAAGTACCATACGAATATAGATGTTCTTCGCCAGATGATGGATCGCAAACAGGGGAAGGACGAAAGGGCTACCGATTATATCGACGCGATTCAAAGTCTCAGGACTCAGTTAAGAGAACCACTTCAACCCTATGAAGTGGTAGATATAATAAAATCGGGGTTGAAACCGAAGTTGGCTAGTTTAATTTTCAGTACACAGATATATTCGGTGGAGCACCTACGCAGTGAGTGCAGGAAGGCGGAGGATTTTATTGATAGGGAATATCAGCATAGGACGCGCTTCAATCAACCGGTTCGTGTCGTTAATGAGCTTTTCGATTTTGAGGATGTTGTGGATCGTGTGGAAGAGCTCCGTATTAGGCCTAAGCTAGTTACGCACAGGGATAATACTGAGGGAGAAAAGATCCGTTGCTGGAACTGTAATAGCTCCGGACACGGGTTTAAGCAGTGCCCTTCCATGCAGCGGAATCTTTTCTGCTATA